One window from the genome of Eucalyptus grandis isolate ANBG69807.140 chromosome 7, ASM1654582v1, whole genome shotgun sequence encodes:
- the LOC104452973 gene encoding uncharacterized protein LOC104452973 has product MVVWQLIKNYVLCHLRHKGNEKSDISSIQLKGGAVNLIDLDSDLHQPEHSNSFPEPWIQAVGNSLINSIDLDSDLHQPEHEYSFLEPWIQAVGNSPISLVNSDSDLHQSEHENSIEDPWIQAVGNSPIGLVNLNSDLHQPEHDNSIEDSWIQAEGNSLISSVDLQSELHQSEHENSFSEPSIQAGVNSARKHSFQQDYRVHAISLIFPQTTFQSEKVKFQPYFNELTHIRSPPFADFSVDNGVAITDESNQLQFDYFDSDQMQTQYGPLCSDEVLAVLMKGRRTQTIKSLHGVIPLDEKKGFIENKFNGLLISSPQHMEPPTKPDIARTYSTDEESRVEKVEKLELVARIIKPECVTLDELEAKAKIEKRREHSAASKLSQNNHNRGIEQAIEKSNSMPYLSGTITNCIKISLVPTLVSRVVDRPA; this is encoded by the exons ATGGTTGTTTGGCAGCTGATCAAGAATTACGTCCTCTGCCACTTAAGGCACAAAGGAAATGAGAAGTCCGATATATCATCCATACAATTAAAGGGAGGAGCCGTTAACTTGATTGACTTGGATTCAGATCTTCATCAACCTGAACACAGCAACTCATTTCCGGAa CCTTGGATTCAAGCAGTGGGAAACTCTTTGATTAACTCAATTGACTTGGATTCAGATCTTCATCAACCTGAACATGAGTACTCATTTCTGGAA CCTTGGATTCAGGCAGTGGGAAACTCACCGATTAGCTTGGTCAACTCGGATTCAGACCTTCATCAATCTGAACACGAGAACTCTATTGAGGAT CCTTGGATTCAGGCAGTGGGAAACTCACCGATTGGCTTGGTCAACTTGAATTCAGACCTTCATCAACCTGAACACGATAACTCTATTGAGGAT TCTTGGATTCAGGCAGAGGGAAACTCACTGATTAGCTCGGTTGACTTGCAATCAGAACTTCATCAATCTGAACATGAGAACTCATTTTCAGAa CCTTCAATTCAGGCGGGGGTAAACTCAGCAAGAAAGCACTCATTTCAGCAGGACTACCGAGTTCACGCCATTTCATTAATCTTCCCACAGACTACTTTCCAATCAGAAAAAGTCAAATTCCAACCCTACTTCAACGAGCTTACACATATCAGAAGTCCACCTTTTGCAGACTTCTCGGTGGACAATGGAGTTGCTATTACTGACGAATCCAACCAGCTGCAATTTGACTACTTTGACAGTGATCAAATGCAAACACAG TATGGCCCACTGTGTAGCGATGAAGTACTTGCTGTTCTAATGAAGGGTCGGCGAACACAAACAATCAAATCACTCCATGGTGTAATTCCACTAGATGAAAAGAAAGGCTTCATTGAGAATAAGTTCAATGGGTTACTTATCTCCTCCCCACAACATATGGAGCCTCCAACAAAGCCTGATATTGCAAGAACTTACAGCACTGATGAAGAATCGAGGGTTGAAAAAGTTGAGAAGCTGGAACTCGTAGCCAGAATTATCAAACCAGAATGTGTAACTCTGGATGAATTAGAAGCCAAAGCAAAG atagaaaaaagaagagagcacAGCGCTGCATCAAAATTATCCCAGAACAATCACAACAGAGGAATTGAACAAGccatagagaaatcaaattcaatgccTTATTTGAGTGGAACAATCACCAACTGCATAAAGATTTCCCTGGTTCCAACACTGGTAAGTCGGGTGGTGGATCGACCGGCGTAG
- the LOC104452972 gene encoding uncharacterized protein LOC104452972, translating into MHEYLLNLNVSDGEISDPTALALCRFINRKGKKEQLATASTSTDSSGPSNLNDNENEETQEISTQASTGFTMESDHLNEMSNSNLSDQNVPTPDQQPQMSEEQLLSHDQHWHFDEPSDGHYHMPYSPNGYIDLSDLFKFDENKD; encoded by the exons ATGCACGAATATCTCCTAAACTTGAATGTTTCAGATGGTGAAATTTCAGACCCG ACGGCGTTGGCTCTCTGTCGCTTTATTAACAGGAAAGGTAAGAAAGAACAGTTAGCAACAGCGAGTACATCAACAGATTCAAGCGGCCCTAGCAATCTGAATGATAACGAAAACGAAGAAACACAAGAAATTAGTACGCAG GCATCTACAGGATTTACTATGGAATCCGACCATTTGAACGAGATGTCGAATTCTAATTTATCAGACCAGAATGTGCCCACTCCTGATCAGCAACCTCAAATGAGTGAAGAGCAACTTTTGTCGCATGATCAGCATTGGCATTTTGATGAACCTAGCGATGGACATTATCATATGCCATATTCTCCAAACGGCTATATTGATCTCTCGGATCTCTTCAAATTCGATGAGAACAAGGATTAG
- the LOC120295477 gene encoding protein NTM1-like 9, giving the protein MFLGVNTLKAKPSQAKKVNVRRQPYSMAESIEAWPVGLRFKPTEDELIVHHLRKKLKGEMETICVIPELYIYNWEPPELFARYKELSSIPSDGSECFFFCPHGRKRKRKTECGFWKETCSKRVIQAPDTGEEIGLRRGLVYHKGRQRNSQRTNLGMTEYHLNSNVSDSEISDPAAMVLCHIINRKSKKAKSPTAGTSTDLSGPSNLNDSQNEETQDISELASPGVTVEFPLNETSNLNFPGQNVPIPDQQPQTTKEQCLSHDIYEHDEPSDGYCSLPYSSSDYIDLVDLFNFDESIN; this is encoded by the exons ATGTTTTTGGGAGTCAACACTCTCAAAGCaaagccaagccaagccaaga AAGTGAATGTGAGACGGCAACCATATAGCATGGCAGAATCGATCGAGGCGTGGCCGGTGGGACTCAGATTCAAACCGACGGAGGACGAACTCATCGTTCATCACTTAAGAAAAAAGCTCAAAGGAGAAATGGAAACTATTTGCGTGATTCCCGAGCTATACATCTACAACTGGGAGCCTCCGGAGTTATTTGCACGATACAAGG AATTGTCAAGTATCCCATCGGATGGAAGCGagtgtttcttcttttgtcccCATGGTCgtaagaggaagaggaagactgAGTGCGGATTTTGGAAAGAGACATGTTCCAAACGTGTTATACAAGCACCAGACACCGGTGAGGAGATAGGGCTCAGGAGAGGCTTGGTTTACCACAAAGGTCGACAAAGAAATTCCCAAAGGACCAATTTGGGCATGACCGAATATCACCTAAACTCGAATGTTTCAGATAGTGAAATTTCAGACCCG GCGGCGATGGTTCTGTGTCACATAATAAACAGGAAAAGTAAGAAAGCAAAGTCACCAACAGCAGGTACTTCAACTGATTTAAGCGGCCCTAGCAATCTGAATGATTcccaaaatgaagaaacacAAGATATTAGTGAACTG GCATCTCCTGGAGTTACTGTTGAATTCCCTCTGAATGAGAcgtcaaatttaaattttccagGCCAGAATGTGCCTATTCCCGATCAGCAGCCTCAAACGACCAAAGAGCAATGTTTGTCTCATGATATTTACGAGCACGATGAACCCAGTGACGGATATTGTTCTCTGCCATATTCTTCAAGTGACTATATTGATCTCGTGGATCTCTTTAACTTTGACGAGAGCATTAATTAG